The Streptomyces sp. NBC_00286 nucleotide sequence GTGAGGAAGGCGCCCGAGGCGTCCACCGAGAGCAGGCGTACGCGCCTCGTCCCGGTGGCCAGTACCTCGAAGCTGCCGTCGGCCCGTTCCCGGATGGTCGCCGCATCCGCGATACAGCCCACCTTGTGGAGGGCCTGCGCGGGATCGTCGCCGAAACCGGCCGCGGGCCCGCGCTCCGGTACGGCCGTCTGGTCCGGCAGCCCAGGAGCGCTCGGCGCGACCTCGTGGCCGTCGCGGATGGCGACGACGGCGAACCGGCGCGGTTCGTCCTCGGGAGTCTTCAGCAACTCGCGCATCATCGCGCGATAGCGCTCCTCGAAGACGTTCAGGGGCAGGACGAGCCCCGGGAACAGCACCGAGTTCAGGGGGAAGAGCGGCAGCCGGACGGTGGTCACGACGCAAAAGCCTAATGGTCGCCGGGATGGGCGGGTTCGCCGTGGTCACTCAGTGGACGCGGAGGCGCCGCTCTGCGTAGCCGTAACGGCGTGCGCGCGGCCACCTCCAGCCGTACGCCGTCCCGGAGTTCGAGGAACTGCCCGAGCGGATCGTCCGAGATCCGGTCCCAGGGAAACGAGGTGGCGTACGGCCCGATCCTGCGCAGTTGCGTCAGCGCGTCCTCCCAGCGTTCGAGCCGGATCAGCACGTACATCAGCAGGTTGCGGACCTGGGCGGGCCACGGGTCGGCGGGCGCGTACTCCTGCGACAGGGCGATCGCGAGATCGGCCGCCGCGTCCAGGCGCTCGCGCGGCACCGCGCACCTGCCGCTCTCCTCGGTCAGATACGCGAAGGCCGCGCGCACGGGGAGTGCTTGGACGAGGGAGCCCGGCAGCGCGTCCTGTGCGGCCCGCTCGGCGAAGTCGAAGCACTCGCGGTGCGAGCCGTACCAGGCGGCGGACAGGTACTGGAGGGCGGACACATGGCAGCCGTAGTGGTGCGGGGAGCGGCGCACGGCCTGGGCCCACAGCTCCTCGAACTCCGTGTGCGGCGCGTTCGTGCCCCGGGCGTGGTCCAGCGCGATCCGCCACGGCACCGGATCGCGCGGGTCGGCCTCGGCGGCCGCTGTGACCAACGGGGCGACCTGGCGCAGCAGTTCGGCACGGGCCGGCGACTCCCAGCCCTGGCACACCGCCAGTTCGGCCTTGACGAGCAGCGCATCGGGGTCGTGCGGGGCCGCGTAGCGCCACAGTGCGAACCATTCGGGGCGGGAGCGCGCGAAGGCGGCGAGACGCGTGGCGTACCGGTCGCGGTCCTCCCACTCGGCGGCCTCCCGCGTGGTGGCGAGCAGCTTGGCCGCGGGCTCGTACTCGCCCCGGCCCGCGGCGACCAGCGCCGGCGCGAGCCGCTCGTCCGGGGCGTCGAGCAGCACCTCGTCGTCGCGGGGGAGACCAGCGGCGAGTGGGGAGGTGTTCCGTGCCATCCGGGCGGTACGGATGAACGCGCGTAGCAGTGCCATTCTTTGTGGCACCTCCCTTTGCGCCGTTCCGCCGGCAATGTGGTTTCGAAGCCTGCGGGTCCCTCGTGGCTGGTCGCGCCCCGCGGCGGAGCCGCAGATGTCACAGCCCCGCGCCCCTACGGGGCGCCCTGCTGCACCGGTCATGCTTGCAGTACGAAGACGGTCGAAATGCGGCCATGGTTGTGCGCGTTCAGATTACGGTTCAGCCCCGGCGGAGCAGCCGTGTCGCGCCTGCCGCTACCGCTGTTGCCAGGATCCAGCCGAGGAGGATCACCGCGGCGGCCAGCCACTGCCAGCCGCCGTGTAACTGCCAGTAGCCCACTTGGCCGAGGTCAATGACGGGCAGGAGCAGGTCCAGGGCGAAGAGGGAGGGGTTCCACGGGGGATGCTCGCCCGTTTTGATCGGTGGGTGGTCCGCGTGGCGGAAGGCGAGTGAAGTCGCCGCCCACAGCACCGCCATCCATAGGGCGGCCCGTCCGGGGCGGTACCCGTAGGCCACCGTCCAGTCCTGTACGTACCCCCAGAGCCTGGCCGCGGGCGGCAGGAACTCGCGGCGGTGGCGCTGCTTGGCGAGCAGTACCTCGCGTGCGTCCTCCTCCTCGCCGCCGTCGCGCAGTACGGCCGCCAGCCGCTCGTACGGCTCCGGGTTGTACTCGGGGGTCGCGGCGGCCACCCACTCCAGGCGCCGGGCGAGTGGGAAGGGGCCGCGCGGCACGAGGTTCTCGTACTGGAAGCCGCCCATCTGCAACTGGCCCGCGCCCGGCCAACTGGCCGCCGCGTCCATGAGGTTGACGACCCGGGCCCCGGACAGCACGACCCGCCCGCGCCGCGGCCGCTCCCCGAGGAAGCGCAGCTCGGGAACCTGCACTCGGCGCAGCGATATCTCCTGGTCGTCCCTCAGGATGAAGCGGGCCTGCTCGAAGTCCACCGCGTCCCCGAACCGCCCGTCGTCCAGCCGGATCCCGCCCTCGCACGCGAACCGCTGCACGCGCGTCCCGCGCGCCGGAGTCCTGCCGCTGGTCTGCCGCGGATTGCCTACGCCCGCGGGCGTCATATAGAGCGTGCGCTCCACGGTCAGCTGCGGGGCGTTCAGTGCCAGCCGGTCGTGCGGGTTCTTCAGCCGGCTGCCGCGCAGACTGAGCGAGACGCCGACCGTGGCGCCGCGCAGGCTCAACTCGCCGTCGGATTCCAGCATTTCGGCCTGCAGGTCCTGGCCGACGGTGATCCCGTCGCCGGTGATCGAGCGGCCGTGCCGGTCCCGGTGGACCACGGCCTGGTTGAGCAGCAGGTCCGTGCCGATGTGCGCGTCGGTGAGGCGTACGCCGTGGTGGAAGCGGCAGCGCGGCAGATGCAGATCGCCCTCGGTGTGCAGCCGGGCCGCCTCGAGCCGCGGCACCGAGCAGCCGACCAGGCGCACGGTCGTGAACCGGGTCTCCGGCAGCAGGAGTTCCTTCTCGAAACGGCAGCCATTCATCTCGACATACGGGACGATCGTGCCGCCCGCGAGATCGAGTACGCCGGTGATCCGGATGCCGGTCAGCTTCAGGGACGAGACGCGGCCGTCCAGCGCGGGCGGCCCGTTCAGCAGCAGCATGGCCACGACGCGGGCCCGCACACTCCGCTCCGGGCCCCATGGACGGCCGCGGTGCGGATCGTCCGCGGTGGTGTCCCCGGTGCGCAGGTCGTACATGCTGCCGTTGCGGAACGCCTGCCACATTCCCGTCTCGGCGGCGGTGAGATCCTCTGGCGGATCCACGTCCCGGACCCCGTCCCGGATGCCGACACCCTCTGTCACGTTCCCCTGCTTCCCCTGGTACTCGTGCCACTCAGCGTTCGTACAGCTGTTCATGTGATGCCCTCTGAGTGACGATTTGAACGCGCAGAGTGAAGGTGGTCTGTCGGTTCGGGTGTCGTCCCAGCGATTGATACAGCCGTCCGGCGGCCGATCCCCGTCTGAGAGAATTGCCACGTGATCTCTCGAATCGATCTGCGCGGCGACGCCCTCCCCGAGGGCCCCGCCCTGCGCGACCTGCTGCCCCGAGCCGACTTCGACGTCTCGGCCGCCCTGGAGAAGGTGCGTCCGATCTGCGAGGCCGTGCATCATCGGGGCGACGCGGCGCTGATCGACTACGCGGAGAAGTTCGACGGGGTCAAGCTCGACCAGGTGCGGGTGCCCGCCGCGGCGCTCGACCGCGCCCTCGAAGAGCTCGACCCCGCCGTCCGCGCGGCCCTGGAGGAGTCCATCCGCCGCGCCCGCATCGTCCACCGCGAGCAGCGCCGCACCAGCCACACCACCCAGGTCGTGCCCGGCGGCACGGTCACCGAGAAGTGGGTGCCGGTCGAGCGGGTCGGCCTGTACGCGCCCGGCGGCCGGTCGGTGTACCCGTCCTCCGTGATCATGAATGTCGTGCCCGCGCAGGAGGCCGGCGTCGGCTCCGTAGCCCTCGCCTCGCCCGCCCAGGCCGAGTTCAACGGCCTCCCGCACCCGACGATCCTCGCGGCCTGCGCGCTGCTCGGCATCGACGAGGTGTACGCGGCCGGCGGCGCCACCGCGGTCGCGATGTTCGCGTACGGCACCGAGTCCTGCCCGCCCGCCAACATGGTCACCGGGCCCGGCAACATCTGGGTCGCCGCCGCCAAGCGGTACTTCACGGGACTCATCGGCATCGACTCCGAGGCCGGCCCGACCGAGATCGCGATCCTCGCGGACGAGACCGCCGACCCGGTGCACGTCGCCGCCGACCTGATCAGCCAGGCCGAGCACGACCCGCTCGCGGCCGCCGTCCTCGTCACGGACTCCGTGGCGCTGGCCGACGCGGTCGAGAAGGAGCTCGAGCCGCAGGTCGCGGCCACCAAGCACATCGAGGACCGGATCACCCCGGCGCTTGCGGGCCGGCAGTCCGCGATCGTGCTGGTCTCCGGCGTGGACGAGGGCCTGCGGGTGGTGAACGCGTACGGCGCGGAGCACCTGGAGATCCAGACGGCCGACGCCACCGCGGTGGCCGACCGTGTGACGAACGCGGGCGCGATCTTCATCGGCCCCTGGGCGCCCGTCTCACTGGGCGACTACGCGGCCGGCTCCAACCACGTCCTGCCGACCGGCGGCTGCGCCTGCCACTCCTCGGGGCTCAGCGTCCAGTCCTTCCTGCGCGGCATCCACATCGTCGACTACACGCGCGACGCGCTGGCCGAGGTGGCGCACCACGTGGTGACGCTTGCCGAGGCCGAGGACCTGCCCGCGCATGGCGCCGCGATCAAGGCACGCTTCGAGTGGAAGGTGCCGGGCAAGTGACGCGTATCGACGATCTCCCCGTACGGGACGAGCTGCGCGGCAAGTCCCCCTACGGCGCGCCTCAACTCGACGTCCCCGTACGCCTGAACACCAACGAGAACCCGTACCCGCTGCCCGAACCCCTCGTCGAGCGCATCGCCGAGCGGGTGCGCGAGGCCGCCCGGAACCTCAACCGCTACCCCGACCGGGACGCGGTGGAGCTGCGCACCGAACTGGCCAAGTACCTGACGGACACCGGTAAGTACGCGGTCGGCCTCGAGAACGTATGGGCGGCCAACGGCTCGAACGAAGTCATCCAGCAACTGCTGCAGACCTTCGGCGGGCCGGGCCGTACGGCGATCGGCTTCGAGCCCTCGTACTCGATGCACGGCCTGATCGCGCGCGGCACGGGGACCGGCTGGATCTCCGGCCCCCGCAACGACGACTTCACGGTCGACCTCGCCGCCGCCGAGCGGGCGATCGCCGAGCACCGGCCGGACGTCGTCTTCATCACGACCCCCAACAACCCCACGGGCAACGCCGTTCCGCCCGAGACGGTCATCGCGCTGTACGAGGCCGCGCACGCGGCGAAGCCGTCCATGGTGGTCGTGGACGAGGCGTACATCGAGTTCAGCCACGGCGACTCGCTGCTGCCGCTGCTCGAAGGCCGGCCGCATCTGGTCGTCTCGCGGACCATGTCGAAGGCGTTCGGCGCGGCCGGGCTGCGGCTCGGTTATCTCGCCGCGCACCCGGCGGTGGTGGACGCCGTCCAGCTCGTACGGCTGCCGTATCACCTGTCGGCGGTCACACAGGCGACCGCGCTCGCCGCCCTGGAGCACACCGAGACGCTGCTGAAGTACGTCGAGCAGCTGAAGGCCGAGCGGGACCGGCTGGTCGCCGAGCTGCGGGCGATCGGCTACGAAGTGACCGAGTCCGACGCCAACTTCGTGCAGTTCGGGCGGTTCGCCGACGCCCATGAGGTCTGGCAGAAGATCCTCGACCGGGGCGTCCTGGTCCGGGACAACGGCGTACCGGGGTGGCTGCGGGTCAGCGCCGGTACACCCGAAGAGAACGACGCGTTCCTCGACGCGGTACGTGAACTCAAGAAGGAGCAGAACGCATGAGCCGCGTAGGCCGTGTCGAACGGAATACCAAGGAAACGTCCGTCGTCGTCGAGATCGACCTCGACGGCAGCGGAAAGGTCGATGTGTCGACCGGAGTCGGCTTCTACGACCACATGCTCGACCAGCTCGGCCGGCACGGTCTGTTCGACCTGACCGTGAAGACCGAGGGCGATCTGCACATCGACTCGCACCACACCATCGAGGACACGGCGCTGGCGCTGGGCGCGGCCTTCAAGCAGGCCCTCGGCGACAAGGTGGGGATTTATCGATTCGGCAACTGCACGGTCCCGCTGGACGAGTCGCTCGCCCAGGTGACCGTCGACCTCTCCGGCCGCCCCTACCTCGTGCACACGGAGCCCGAGAAGATGGCTCCGATGATCGGCGAGTACGACACCACGATGACCCGGCACATCCTGGAGTCCTTCGTCGCCCAGGCGCAGATCGCGCTGCACGTGCACGTGCCCTACGGGCGCAACGCGCACCACATCGTGGAGTGCCAGTTCAAGGCGCTGGCGCGGGCGCTGCGTTACGCCTCCGAGCGTGACCCGCGGGCCGCCGGCATCCTTCCGTCCACGAAGGGCGCACTGTAAAGCCATGAACGGCCTGTCCACCGTACTGATCGTCGTCGGGCTCTTCCTGGTCGGCGGCATCATCTCCTTCGCCAAGCAGCAGATGCCGAAGAGCCTCATCGTGCTGCTCTCCATCGGTGCCGCGATGTGTCTCGTGGCGGGGATCCTCCGGCTGGAGGTATGGAATTGAGCACCCCTTCAAAACGAGTGGTCGTCTTCGACTACGGCTTCGGGAACGTACGGTCCGCCGAACGCGCTCTCGCGCGCGCGGGTGCCGACGTCGAGATAACCCGCGACTTCGACAAGGCCATGAACGCGGACGGGCTGCTGGTGCCCGGAGTCGGTGCCTTCGCTTCCTGTATGCAGGGACTGACGGAAGCCCGCGGCAACTGGATCATCGACCGCCGGCTGTCGGGCGGGCGGCCCGTGATGGGCATCTGCGTCGGTATGCAGATCCTCTTCGCGCGCGGCATCGAGCACGGCGTGGAGACCGAGGGCCTGGACGAGTGGCCCGGCTCGGTCGAGCCGCTCCAGGCCGACATCGTGCCGCACATGGGCTGGAACACTGTGGCGGCACCGGCCGGTTCGGAGCTGTTCGCGGGCCTGGACGCCGACGCCCGCTTCTACTTCGTGCACTCGTACGCCGTCCACGACTGGTCCCTGGAGACCGCGAACCCGGCGATGCGCGCGCCCCTGGTGACCTGGTCGACGCACGGCAAGCCGTTCGTGGCGGCCGTGGAGAACGGCGCCCTGTGGGCGACGCAGTTCCACCCCGAGAAGTCCGGCGACGCCGGAGCGCAGCTGCTGAAGAACTGGATCGGAACCCTCTGATGACGTCGAACCCCTCTGGGAAGCTCGAACTCCTCCCCGCCGTCGACGTCCGTGACGGCCAGGCGGTCCGCCTGGTGCACGGCGAGTCCGGTACGGAGACCTCGTACGGCTCCCCTCTGGAGGCCGCTCTCGCCTGGCAGCGGGCGGGCGCCGAGTGGCTGCACCTGGTGGACCTGGACGCGGCGTTCGGGACCGGCGACAACCGTGAGCTGATCGCCGGGGTCGCGGAACGCATGAAGGAACTGCACATCAAGGTCGAGCTGTCCGGAGGCATCCGCGACGACGCCTCGCTGGCCGCCGCCCTGGCCACCGGCTGCACCCGCGTGAACCTGGGCACGGCCGCCCTGGAGACCCCCGAGTGGGTCGCCAAGGTCATCGCCGAGCACGGCGACAAGATCGCGGTCGGTCTCGACGTACGCGGTACGACGCTGCGCGGTCGCGGCTGGACCCGTGACGGCGGCGACCTGTACGAAACGCTGGAGCGCCTCAACAAGGAGGGCTGCGCGCGGTACGTGGTGACGGACATCGCCAAGGACGGCACCCTGCAGGGCCCGAACCTGGAGCTGCTGCGCAACGTGTGCGCGGCGACGGACCGCCCGGTGGTGGCCTCCGGCGGGGTGTCCTCCCTGGACGACCTGCGGGCCATCGCCGAACTCGTACCCCTCGGTGTCGAGGGCTCCATCGTCGGGAAGGCCCTGTACGCGAAGGCGTTCACCCTGGAAGAGGCCTTGGAGGCGGTAGCCAAGTGAGCGACGTACGACGCGTCGTGACCGGCGCGCCCTGGGAGGAGAACTTCGGTTACTCACGAGCGGTGGAGCTGCCGAACGGCCTGGTGCTCGTCTCCGGCTGCACGTCCATCGTGGACGGCCAGATCGCCGGAGGCGACCCTCACGAGCAGACGATCAACTCCTTCAAGGTCGCGTTCGCCGCGCTGGAGCAACTGGGTCTCGGCCGCGACGACGTCGTGCGTACGCGCATGTACATCACCCACGCCCGGGACGTGGACGACATCGGACGTGCTCACAAGGAGCTGTTCGACTCCGTCAGGCCCGCCGCATCCATGATCATCGTCTCCGGCTTCGTGGACCCCAGCCTGGTCGTCGAGGTCGAGGTGGAGGCGTTCCGCCCCGGCGGAGAACACGGAGAGCCCACAGCATGACCCTCGCCGTACGAGTCATCCCCTGCCTGGACGTCGACAACGGCCGGGTCGTCAAGGGCGTCAACTTCCAGAACCTGCGCGACGCTGGCGACCCCGTCGAGATGGCGAAGGTGTACGACGCCGAGGGCGCCGACGAGCTGACATTCCTGGACATCACGGCCTCGTCGGGCAACCGCGAGACGACGTACGACGTGGTGCGGCGCACGGCGGAGCAGGTGTTCATTCCGCTGACGGTCGGCGGCGGGGTCCGTACCACCGAGGACGTCGACAAACTGCTGCGGGCGGGCGCGGACAAGGTGGGCGTGAACACGGCCGCGATCGCCCGCCCCGAGCTGATCCGGGAGATCGCCGAACGCTTCGGTCGGCAGGTGCTCGTCCTGTCGGTCGACGCCCGCAGGACTCCGTCCGGAAGCTTCGAGGTGACGACCCACGGCGGGCGGCGCGGCACAGGCATCGACGCCGTCGAATGGGCGCACCAGGCCGCCGAGTTGGGCGCGGGCGAGATCCTGCTCAACTCGATGGACGCGGACGGCACGAAGGACGGCTACGACATCGAGATGATCGAGGCGGTACGCAAGCACGTCACCGTCCCGCTGATCGCCAGCGGCGGCGCCGGACAGCTCGCCGACTTCCCGCCGGCGATCACAGCGGGTGCGGACGCGGTGCTCGCGGCCTCCGTCTTCCACTTCGGTGACCTGCGAATCGGCCAGGTCAAGGAGACGCTGCGGGGGGCGGGGCATCCCGTGCGGTAGCGCGAAGCCAAGCGCTCCACGGACAGCCCGCGCCCCCGACGGGCGACGGGGGGCGCTCAGATCCCGAGCTGCTTCGTCTCGTGCAGCTTCGCGATCGCGTCCTTGTCACCGTCCAGCTCCACATCGGCCTGGTTCTGGCGGCCGTACGTGAACATCAGCAGCTCGGAGGGTTCGCCGGTCACCGTCACCACCGGGGTGCCGCGGTGGGCGACCGCCGTCTGGCCGTCGGGGCGGCGGAGGACCAGGCCGGTGGGGACGCCGCGGCCCACGAGGCGGGCTGTTCGTTCCAGGCGGGACCAGAGGGCGTCCTGGAAGACGGGGTCCAGTTCGCGTGGGGTCCAGTCCGGCTGTGCGCGGCGTACGTCCTCGGTGTGGACGTAGAACTCCACCGTGTTCGCCGCCTCGTCGATCTGCTTGAGGGAGAAGGGCGAGAAGCGGGGCGGGCCGGTACGGATCAGCTGGATCAGTTCCTCGTACGGCTTCTCGGTGAACTCCGTCATCACCCGGTCCAGGCGTGGCGCGAGCTGCTTGATCAGGGTGCCGCCGGCGGCGTCGGGGCGGCGTTCGCGCACCACCACATGGGCGGCCAGGTCCCGGGTGTTCCAGCCCTCGCACAGGGTCGGGGCATCCGGGCCCGAGGCTTCCAACAGGTCGGCGAGGAGAAGTCGTTCACGCTTCGCATGGGTCGACATGTCAGCCAGCCTACGACCGGGCCCGCGGTCCGGACAGTGGACGCCCGCCGGACGGCCCGTACGGGCGCGGCACAATGGGCGTCATGACCCGCACGCCCCCGCCCAGCCCTCTCGATCCCAGTATCGCCGCGCGCCTTAAGCGCAGCGCCGACGGGCTCGTCCCCGCGATCGCCCAGCAGTACGACACCGGGGAGGTGCTGATGCTGGGCTGGATGAACGACGAGGCGCTGCACCGCACGCTGACCACGGGCCGCTGCACCTACTGGTCGCGCAGCCGCCAGGAGTACTGGG carries:
- a CDS encoding LON peptidase substrate-binding domain-containing protein, which produces MTTVRLPLFPLNSVLFPGLVLPLNVFEERYRAMMRELLKTPEDEPRRFAVVAIRDGHEVAPSAPGLPDQTAVPERGPAAGFGDDPAQALHKVGCIADAATIRERADGSFEVLATGTRRVRLLSVDASGAFLTAELEELEEDPGDEAGALAQGVLRAFRQYQKRLAGARERSLSTGGELPDEPSVVSYLVAAAAMLDVPAKQRLLQAPDTASRLREELKLLRAETAIIRNLPSLPATDLTRGPTSLN
- a CDS encoding oxidoreductase, whose product is MTEGVGIRDGVRDVDPPEDLTAAETGMWQAFRNGSMYDLRTGDTTADDPHRGRPWGPERSVRARVVAMLLLNGPPALDGRVSSLKLTGIRITGVLDLAGGTIVPYVEMNGCRFEKELLLPETRFTTVRLVGCSVPRLEAARLHTEGDLHLPRCRFHHGVRLTDAHIGTDLLLNQAVVHRDRHGRSITGDGITVGQDLQAEMLESDGELSLRGATVGVSLSLRGSRLKNPHDRLALNAPQLTVERTLYMTPAGVGNPRQTSGRTPARGTRVQRFACEGGIRLDDGRFGDAVDFEQARFILRDDQEISLRRVQVPELRFLGERPRRGRVVLSGARVVNLMDAAASWPGAGQLQMGGFQYENLVPRGPFPLARRLEWVAAATPEYNPEPYERLAAVLRDGGEEEDAREVLLAKQRHRREFLPPAARLWGYVQDWTVAYGYRPGRAALWMAVLWAATSLAFRHADHPPIKTGEHPPWNPSLFALDLLLPVIDLGQVGYWQLHGGWQWLAAAVILLGWILATAVAAGATRLLRRG
- the hisD gene encoding histidinol dehydrogenase, producing MISRIDLRGDALPEGPALRDLLPRADFDVSAALEKVRPICEAVHHRGDAALIDYAEKFDGVKLDQVRVPAAALDRALEELDPAVRAALEESIRRARIVHREQRRTSHTTQVVPGGTVTEKWVPVERVGLYAPGGRSVYPSSVIMNVVPAQEAGVGSVALASPAQAEFNGLPHPTILAACALLGIDEVYAAGGATAVAMFAYGTESCPPANMVTGPGNIWVAAAKRYFTGLIGIDSEAGPTEIAILADETADPVHVAADLISQAEHDPLAAAVLVTDSVALADAVEKELEPQVAATKHIEDRITPALAGRQSAIVLVSGVDEGLRVVNAYGAEHLEIQTADATAVADRVTNAGAIFIGPWAPVSLGDYAAGSNHVLPTGGCACHSSGLSVQSFLRGIHIVDYTRDALAEVAHHVVTLAEAEDLPAHGAAIKARFEWKVPGK
- a CDS encoding histidinol-phosphate transaminase, translating into MTRIDDLPVRDELRGKSPYGAPQLDVPVRLNTNENPYPLPEPLVERIAERVREAARNLNRYPDRDAVELRTELAKYLTDTGKYAVGLENVWAANGSNEVIQQLLQTFGGPGRTAIGFEPSYSMHGLIARGTGTGWISGPRNDDFTVDLAAAERAIAEHRPDVVFITTPNNPTGNAVPPETVIALYEAAHAAKPSMVVVDEAYIEFSHGDSLLPLLEGRPHLVVSRTMSKAFGAAGLRLGYLAAHPAVVDAVQLVRLPYHLSAVTQATALAALEHTETLLKYVEQLKAERDRLVAELRAIGYEVTESDANFVQFGRFADAHEVWQKILDRGVLVRDNGVPGWLRVSAGTPEENDAFLDAVRELKKEQNA
- the hisB gene encoding imidazoleglycerol-phosphate dehydratase HisB, producing MSRVGRVERNTKETSVVVEIDLDGSGKVDVSTGVGFYDHMLDQLGRHGLFDLTVKTEGDLHIDSHHTIEDTALALGAAFKQALGDKVGIYRFGNCTVPLDESLAQVTVDLSGRPYLVHTEPEKMAPMIGEYDTTMTRHILESFVAQAQIALHVHVPYGRNAHHIVECQFKALARALRYASERDPRAAGILPSTKGAL
- the hisH gene encoding imidazole glycerol phosphate synthase subunit HisH is translated as MELSTPSKRVVVFDYGFGNVRSAERALARAGADVEITRDFDKAMNADGLLVPGVGAFASCMQGLTEARGNWIIDRRLSGGRPVMGICVGMQILFARGIEHGVETEGLDEWPGSVEPLQADIVPHMGWNTVAAPAGSELFAGLDADARFYFVHSYAVHDWSLETANPAMRAPLVTWSTHGKPFVAAVENGALWATQFHPEKSGDAGAQLLKNWIGTL
- the priA gene encoding bifunctional 1-(5-phosphoribosyl)-5-((5-phosphoribosylamino)methylideneamino)imidazole-4-carboxamide isomerase/phosphoribosylanthranilate isomerase PriA, which codes for MTSNPSGKLELLPAVDVRDGQAVRLVHGESGTETSYGSPLEAALAWQRAGAEWLHLVDLDAAFGTGDNRELIAGVAERMKELHIKVELSGGIRDDASLAAALATGCTRVNLGTAALETPEWVAKVIAEHGDKIAVGLDVRGTTLRGRGWTRDGGDLYETLERLNKEGCARYVVTDIAKDGTLQGPNLELLRNVCAATDRPVVASGGVSSLDDLRAIAELVPLGVEGSIVGKALYAKAFTLEEALEAVAK
- a CDS encoding RidA family protein, whose amino-acid sequence is MSDVRRVVTGAPWEENFGYSRAVELPNGLVLVSGCTSIVDGQIAGGDPHEQTINSFKVAFAALEQLGLGRDDVVRTRMYITHARDVDDIGRAHKELFDSVRPAASMIIVSGFVDPSLVVEVEVEAFRPGGEHGEPTA
- the hisF gene encoding imidazole glycerol phosphate synthase subunit HisF, coding for MTLAVRVIPCLDVDNGRVVKGVNFQNLRDAGDPVEMAKVYDAEGADELTFLDITASSGNRETTYDVVRRTAEQVFIPLTVGGGVRTTEDVDKLLRAGADKVGVNTAAIARPELIREIAERFGRQVLVLSVDARRTPSGSFEVTTHGGRRGTGIDAVEWAHQAAELGAGEILLNSMDADGTKDGYDIEMIEAVRKHVTVPLIASGGAGQLADFPPAITAGADAVLAASVFHFGDLRIGQVKETLRGAGHPVR
- a CDS encoding TIGR03085 family metal-binding protein produces the protein MSTHAKRERLLLADLLEASGPDAPTLCEGWNTRDLAAHVVVRERRPDAAGGTLIKQLAPRLDRVMTEFTEKPYEELIQLIRTGPPRFSPFSLKQIDEAANTVEFYVHTEDVRRAQPDWTPRELDPVFQDALWSRLERTARLVGRGVPTGLVLRRPDGQTAVAHRGTPVVTVTGEPSELLMFTYGRQNQADVELDGDKDAIAKLHETKQLGI
- the hisI gene encoding phosphoribosyl-AMP cyclohydrolase, translated to MGVMTRTPPPSPLDPSIAARLKRSADGLVPAIAQQYDTGEVLMLGWMNDEALHRTLTTGRCTYWSRSRQEYWVKGDTSGHVQYVKSVALDCDADTVLVKVDQVGAACHTGARTCFDADVIKSAVSGEDAASAEDAGSDVPSLGQ